Proteins from one Limanda limanda chromosome 4, fLimLim1.1, whole genome shotgun sequence genomic window:
- the slc12a5a gene encoding solute carrier family 12 member 5 isoform X1, translating to MSQRFTVSKSGGERRPSDIQGEVNQLFEGDDPPARGGAEAEDAAEEVVLVLKGDSNPKESSPFINSSDAAAEKSQQYDGKNMALFEEEMDTSPMVSSLLSSLANYSNLPQGSKEHEEAENNDGESSRKKPVKAPQLGTLMGVYMPCIQNIFGVILFLRMTWLVGIGGVIGTFVIVFICCSTTMLTAISMSAIATNGVVPAGGAYYMISRSLGPEFGGAVGICFYLGTTYAGAMYILGAIELLLIYIYPKAAIFPLEGLEGAEAEAALLNNMRVYGTILLTSMATVVFVGVKYVNKLALVFLACVILSILAVYAGVIKTAVDPPDFPVCLLGNRTLVWKTFDVCAKTVETANGTFTTQLWNMFCDSPLLNATCDKYFVENNLTQVQGIPGVMSGILAENMFGNYYEKGDLIARKYMDSVEEQDQPLTSSNRYVVADIASFFTLLVGIYFPSVTGIMAGSNRSGDLRDAQKSIPIGTIAAITTTSIVYMSSVFLFGACIEGVVLRDKFGEGVHGNLVIGTLAWPSPWVIVIGSFFSTCGAGLQSLTGAPRLLQAIAKDGIVPALRIFGHGKANGEPTWSLLLTACICESGILIASLDLVAPILSMFFLMCYMFVNLACALQTLLRTPNWRPRFKFYHWALSFLGMSLCLTLMFICSWYYAIVAMVIAGSIYKYIEFAGAEKEWGDGIRGLSLSAARYALMRLDEEPPHTKNWRPQLLVLVSTDSEQNVEQPRLLSLTNQLKAGKGLTIVGTALEGTYLENYSQTQKAEQALHKLMETEKVKGFCQVTVSSNMRDATSHLLQASGLGGLKHNAVLVSWPRNWKQGDDNQTWRNFIELVRETTAANLAMLVPKNISAFPSNGERFTEGHIDVWWIVHDGGMLMLLPFLLRQHKVWRKCRMRIFTVAQMDDNSIQMKKDLTTFLYHLRIDAMVEVVEMHDSDISAYTYEKTLVMEQRSQMLKKINLTKNEREREIQSITDSSRGSIRRKNPAAVTTQLSVTEEPPAATKEEKPEEESKSASSPVSPPAQVQLIHDNTTPASPATPATPLTPGEAAQSPGEQVQMTWTEKCDGEPDKPPGAATPGGAIKDIFNMKPEWENLNQFNVRRMHTALRLNEVIIKKSSEAKLVLLNMPGPPKNRTGDENYMEFLEVLTDGLNRVLLVRGGGREVITIYS from the exons GCGACAGTAACCCCAAGGAGAGCAGCCCCTTCATCAACAGCAGTGATGCTGCCGCAGAGAAGAGCCAGCAGTATGACGGCAAGAACATGGCCTTGTTTGAg gaggagatggaCACCAGCCCCATGGTGTCGTCTCTCCTCAGCAGCCTGGCCAACTACTCCAACCTGCCCCAAGGTAGCAAGGAGCACGAGGAGGCCGAGAACAACGATGGCGAGTCATCGCGCAAGAAACCTGTCAAG GCCCCCCAGCTCGGCACTCTGATGGGCGTGTATATGCCGTGCATCCAGAACATCTTCGGAGTGATCCTCTTCCTCAGGATGACCTGGTTGGTGGGAATCGGAGGCGTCATTGGGACGTTCGTCATTGTCTTCATTTGCTGCTCCACG ACCATGCTGACTGCCATCTCGATGAGTGCCATCGCTACCAATGGAGTAGTGCCAG CGGGAGGAGCCTACTACATGATATCCCGTTCGCTGGGCCCTGAGTTTGGGGGAGCAGTGGGAATCTGTTTCTATCTGGGGACCACCTACGCTGGAGCCATGTACATCCTGGGGGCCATCGAGCTTCTCCTG ATCTACATATATCCCAAAGCGGCCATCTTTCCCCTGGAAGGCCTGGAAGGTGCCGAGGCGGAAGCTGCCCTGCTCAACAACATGCGTGTGTACGGCACCATCCTGTTGACCTCCATGGCCACGGTGGTGTTTGTCGGCGTCAAGTACGTCAACAAGTTGGCCCTGGTGTTCCTGGCCTGCGTCATCCTCTCCATCCTGGCCGTCTATGCCGGCGTCATCAAGACCGCCGTCGATCCTCCCGACTTCCC tgtgtgtctcttgGGGAACCGCACTCTGGTGTGGAAGACCTTCGACGTGTGTGCCAAGACCGTTGAGACAGCCAATGGGACATTCACCACCCAgctgtggaacatgttctgCGATTCACCTCTGCTCAACGCCACCTGCGACAAGTACTTCGTCGAAAACAACCTGACCCAGGTCCAGGGCATCCCGGGGGTCATGAGTGGAATCCTGGCAG AAAACATGTTCGGGAACTACTACGAGAAGGGCGACCTGATTGCCAGGAAGTACATGGACTcagtggaggagcaggaccAACCTCTGACCAGCTCCAACCGCTACGTGGTGGCTGACATCGCCAGCTTCTTCACGCTGCTGGTCGGCATCTACTTCCCGTCTGTGACAG GGATCATGGCTGGCTCCAACCGCTCCGGTGACCTGCGTGATGCCCAGAAGTCCATCCCCATTGGAACCATTGCAGCGATCACCACCACCTCCATAGTCT ACATGTCCAGTGTGTTTCTATTTGGTGCCTGCATCGAGGGCGTGGTCCTCAGAGACAA GTTCGGAGAGGGGGTGCATGGGAACCTAGTGATTGGCACGCTAGCCTGGCCGTCACCGTGGGTGATTGTGATTGGCTCCTTTTTCTCGACCTGTGGGGCGGGGCTTCAGAGTCTGACAGGAGCTCCTCGGCTCCTGCAGGCTATCGCCAAGGACGGCATCGTGCCCGCCCTCCGG ATCTTCGGCCATGGGAAGGCCAACGGAGAACCCACATGGTCCCTCCTGCTGACAGCTTGTATCTGTGAGAGCGGAATCCTCATCGCCTCCTTGGACCTGGtggctcccatcctctccat GTTTTTCCTCATGTGCTACATGTTCGTGAACCTGGCCTGTGCCCTGCAGACGCTGCTGAGGACTCCAAACTGGAGACCTCGCTTCAAGTTCTACCACTG GGCTCTGTCCTTCCTCGGGATGAGCTTGTGTCTCACCCTCATGTTCATCTGCTCCTGGTACTATGCCATTGTCGCCATGGTAATCGCCGGTTCCATCTACAAGTATATTGAGTTTGCAGG CGCGGAGAAAGAGTGGGGAGACGGGATCCGAGGTCTGTCCCTCAGCGCTGCACGCTACGCTCTCATGCGGCTGGACGAGGAACCCCCCCACACCAAGAACTGGAG GCCCCAGTTGCTCGTGCTGGTCAGTACGGACAGCGAGCAGAACGTGGAGCAGCCTCGCCTGCTCTCTCTGACCAACCAGCTGAAAGCAGGGAAAGGTCTGACCATCGTTGGCACCGCTCTAGAAGGCACCTACCTGGAGAACTACAGCCAGACCCAGAAGGCAGAGCAG GCACTGCATAAACTGATGGAGACTGAGAAGGTGAAGGGCTTCTGTCAAGTGACCGTGTCGTCGAACATGCGTGACGCTACATCCCACCTGCTCCAGGCCAGCGGGCTGGGAGGCCTGAAACACAACGCTGTGCTGGTCTCGTGGCCGCGcaactggaaacagggagacgaCAATCAGACCTGGAGGAACTTCATTG aGCTGGTCAGAGAAACCACAGCTGCTAACCTGGCTATGCTCGTGCCGAAGAACATCTCGGCCTTCCCGTCCAATGGAGAGCGCTTCACTGAGGGTCACATCGACGTGTGGTGGATCGTCCACGATGGAGgcatgctgatgctgctgcccTTCCTTCTGCGACAGCACAAG GTTTGGAGGAAGTGCAGGATGCGCATCTTCACCGTGGCCCAGATGGACGACAACAGCATCCAGATGAAAAAGGACCTGACCACATTCCTCTATCACCTCCGTATCGACGCCATGGTGGAAGTTGTAGAAATG CACGACAGCGACATCTCAGCCTACACTTATGAGAAGACCCTGGTGATGGAACAACGGTCGCAGATGCTGAAAAAGATCAACTTGACCAAGAAcgagcgggagagagag ATCCAGAGCATCACTGATTCGTCTCGCGGCTCGATCCGCCGCAAGAACCCGGCGGCTGTGACCACCCAGCTGAGCGTGACCGAGGAGCCGCCTGCAGCCACCAAGGAGGAGAAGCCCGAGGAGGAG TCAAAGTCGGCCTCTTCCCCTGTGTCCCCCCCTGCTCAGGTCCAGCTCATCCACGACAACACCACCCCAGCCAGCCCGGCCACCCCGGCCACCCCCCTGACCCCCGGAGAGGCGGCCCAGAGCCCCGGGGAGCAGGTCCAGATGACCTGGACTGAGAAGTGCGACGGAGAGCCCGACAAGCCGCCCGGCGCCGCCACACCCGGGGGGGCCATCAAAGACATCTTCAACATGAAGCC TGAGTGGGAGAACCT GAATCAGTTCAATGTGCGACGTATGCACACAGCGCTCCGGCTGAATGAGGTCATCATCAAGAAGTCCTCAGAGGCCAAGCTCGTCCTCCTCAACATGCCCGGGCCGCCCAAGAACCGGACCGGGGACGAGAACT ACATGGAGTTCCTGGAGGTCCTCACCGACGGCCTCAACCGGGTCCTCCTGGTCCGCGGAGGCGGCCGCGAGGTCATCACCATCTACTCCTGA
- the slc12a5a gene encoding solute carrier family 12 member 5 isoform X2, with translation MSQRFTVSKSGGERRPSDIQGEVNQLFEGDDPPAQSENSTVNFSTYCIIVIKGDSNPKESSPFINSSDAAAEKSQQYDGKNMALFEEEMDTSPMVSSLLSSLANYSNLPQGSKEHEEAENNDGESSRKKPVKAPQLGTLMGVYMPCIQNIFGVILFLRMTWLVGIGGVIGTFVIVFICCSTTMLTAISMSAIATNGVVPAGGAYYMISRSLGPEFGGAVGICFYLGTTYAGAMYILGAIELLLIYIYPKAAIFPLEGLEGAEAEAALLNNMRVYGTILLTSMATVVFVGVKYVNKLALVFLACVILSILAVYAGVIKTAVDPPDFPVCLLGNRTLVWKTFDVCAKTVETANGTFTTQLWNMFCDSPLLNATCDKYFVENNLTQVQGIPGVMSGILAENMFGNYYEKGDLIARKYMDSVEEQDQPLTSSNRYVVADIASFFTLLVGIYFPSVTGIMAGSNRSGDLRDAQKSIPIGTIAAITTTSIVYMSSVFLFGACIEGVVLRDKFGEGVHGNLVIGTLAWPSPWVIVIGSFFSTCGAGLQSLTGAPRLLQAIAKDGIVPALRIFGHGKANGEPTWSLLLTACICESGILIASLDLVAPILSMFFLMCYMFVNLACALQTLLRTPNWRPRFKFYHWALSFLGMSLCLTLMFICSWYYAIVAMVIAGSIYKYIEFAGAEKEWGDGIRGLSLSAARYALMRLDEEPPHTKNWRPQLLVLVSTDSEQNVEQPRLLSLTNQLKAGKGLTIVGTALEGTYLENYSQTQKAEQALHKLMETEKVKGFCQVTVSSNMRDATSHLLQASGLGGLKHNAVLVSWPRNWKQGDDNQTWRNFIELVRETTAANLAMLVPKNISAFPSNGERFTEGHIDVWWIVHDGGMLMLLPFLLRQHKVWRKCRMRIFTVAQMDDNSIQMKKDLTTFLYHLRIDAMVEVVEMHDSDISAYTYEKTLVMEQRSQMLKKINLTKNEREREIQSITDSSRGSIRRKNPAAVTTQLSVTEEPPAATKEEKPEEESASSPVSPPAQVQLIHDNTTPASPATPATPLTPGEAAQSPGEQVQMTWTEKCDGEPDKPPGAATPGGAIKDIFNMKPEWENLNQFNVRRMHTALRLNEVIIKKSSEAKLVLLNMPGPPKNRTGDENYMEFLEVLTDGLNRVLLVRGGGREVITIYS, from the exons GCGACAGTAACCCCAAGGAGAGCAGCCCCTTCATCAACAGCAGTGATGCTGCCGCAGAGAAGAGCCAGCAGTATGACGGCAAGAACATGGCCTTGTTTGAg gaggagatggaCACCAGCCCCATGGTGTCGTCTCTCCTCAGCAGCCTGGCCAACTACTCCAACCTGCCCCAAGGTAGCAAGGAGCACGAGGAGGCCGAGAACAACGATGGCGAGTCATCGCGCAAGAAACCTGTCAAG GCCCCCCAGCTCGGCACTCTGATGGGCGTGTATATGCCGTGCATCCAGAACATCTTCGGAGTGATCCTCTTCCTCAGGATGACCTGGTTGGTGGGAATCGGAGGCGTCATTGGGACGTTCGTCATTGTCTTCATTTGCTGCTCCACG ACCATGCTGACTGCCATCTCGATGAGTGCCATCGCTACCAATGGAGTAGTGCCAG CGGGAGGAGCCTACTACATGATATCCCGTTCGCTGGGCCCTGAGTTTGGGGGAGCAGTGGGAATCTGTTTCTATCTGGGGACCACCTACGCTGGAGCCATGTACATCCTGGGGGCCATCGAGCTTCTCCTG ATCTACATATATCCCAAAGCGGCCATCTTTCCCCTGGAAGGCCTGGAAGGTGCCGAGGCGGAAGCTGCCCTGCTCAACAACATGCGTGTGTACGGCACCATCCTGTTGACCTCCATGGCCACGGTGGTGTTTGTCGGCGTCAAGTACGTCAACAAGTTGGCCCTGGTGTTCCTGGCCTGCGTCATCCTCTCCATCCTGGCCGTCTATGCCGGCGTCATCAAGACCGCCGTCGATCCTCCCGACTTCCC tgtgtgtctcttgGGGAACCGCACTCTGGTGTGGAAGACCTTCGACGTGTGTGCCAAGACCGTTGAGACAGCCAATGGGACATTCACCACCCAgctgtggaacatgttctgCGATTCACCTCTGCTCAACGCCACCTGCGACAAGTACTTCGTCGAAAACAACCTGACCCAGGTCCAGGGCATCCCGGGGGTCATGAGTGGAATCCTGGCAG AAAACATGTTCGGGAACTACTACGAGAAGGGCGACCTGATTGCCAGGAAGTACATGGACTcagtggaggagcaggaccAACCTCTGACCAGCTCCAACCGCTACGTGGTGGCTGACATCGCCAGCTTCTTCACGCTGCTGGTCGGCATCTACTTCCCGTCTGTGACAG GGATCATGGCTGGCTCCAACCGCTCCGGTGACCTGCGTGATGCCCAGAAGTCCATCCCCATTGGAACCATTGCAGCGATCACCACCACCTCCATAGTCT ACATGTCCAGTGTGTTTCTATTTGGTGCCTGCATCGAGGGCGTGGTCCTCAGAGACAA GTTCGGAGAGGGGGTGCATGGGAACCTAGTGATTGGCACGCTAGCCTGGCCGTCACCGTGGGTGATTGTGATTGGCTCCTTTTTCTCGACCTGTGGGGCGGGGCTTCAGAGTCTGACAGGAGCTCCTCGGCTCCTGCAGGCTATCGCCAAGGACGGCATCGTGCCCGCCCTCCGG ATCTTCGGCCATGGGAAGGCCAACGGAGAACCCACATGGTCCCTCCTGCTGACAGCTTGTATCTGTGAGAGCGGAATCCTCATCGCCTCCTTGGACCTGGtggctcccatcctctccat GTTTTTCCTCATGTGCTACATGTTCGTGAACCTGGCCTGTGCCCTGCAGACGCTGCTGAGGACTCCAAACTGGAGACCTCGCTTCAAGTTCTACCACTG GGCTCTGTCCTTCCTCGGGATGAGCTTGTGTCTCACCCTCATGTTCATCTGCTCCTGGTACTATGCCATTGTCGCCATGGTAATCGCCGGTTCCATCTACAAGTATATTGAGTTTGCAGG CGCGGAGAAAGAGTGGGGAGACGGGATCCGAGGTCTGTCCCTCAGCGCTGCACGCTACGCTCTCATGCGGCTGGACGAGGAACCCCCCCACACCAAGAACTGGAG GCCCCAGTTGCTCGTGCTGGTCAGTACGGACAGCGAGCAGAACGTGGAGCAGCCTCGCCTGCTCTCTCTGACCAACCAGCTGAAAGCAGGGAAAGGTCTGACCATCGTTGGCACCGCTCTAGAAGGCACCTACCTGGAGAACTACAGCCAGACCCAGAAGGCAGAGCAG GCACTGCATAAACTGATGGAGACTGAGAAGGTGAAGGGCTTCTGTCAAGTGACCGTGTCGTCGAACATGCGTGACGCTACATCCCACCTGCTCCAGGCCAGCGGGCTGGGAGGCCTGAAACACAACGCTGTGCTGGTCTCGTGGCCGCGcaactggaaacagggagacgaCAATCAGACCTGGAGGAACTTCATTG aGCTGGTCAGAGAAACCACAGCTGCTAACCTGGCTATGCTCGTGCCGAAGAACATCTCGGCCTTCCCGTCCAATGGAGAGCGCTTCACTGAGGGTCACATCGACGTGTGGTGGATCGTCCACGATGGAGgcatgctgatgctgctgcccTTCCTTCTGCGACAGCACAAG GTTTGGAGGAAGTGCAGGATGCGCATCTTCACCGTGGCCCAGATGGACGACAACAGCATCCAGATGAAAAAGGACCTGACCACATTCCTCTATCACCTCCGTATCGACGCCATGGTGGAAGTTGTAGAAATG CACGACAGCGACATCTCAGCCTACACTTATGAGAAGACCCTGGTGATGGAACAACGGTCGCAGATGCTGAAAAAGATCAACTTGACCAAGAAcgagcgggagagagag ATCCAGAGCATCACTGATTCGTCTCGCGGCTCGATCCGCCGCAAGAACCCGGCGGCTGTGACCACCCAGCTGAGCGTGACCGAGGAGCCGCCTGCAGCCACCAAGGAGGAGAAGCCCGAGGAGGAG TCGGCCTCTTCCCCTGTGTCCCCCCCTGCTCAGGTCCAGCTCATCCACGACAACACCACCCCAGCCAGCCCGGCCACCCCGGCCACCCCCCTGACCCCCGGAGAGGCGGCCCAGAGCCCCGGGGAGCAGGTCCAGATGACCTGGACTGAGAAGTGCGACGGAGAGCCCGACAAGCCGCCCGGCGCCGCCACACCCGGGGGGGCCATCAAAGACATCTTCAACATGAAGCC TGAGTGGGAGAACCT GAATCAGTTCAATGTGCGACGTATGCACACAGCGCTCCGGCTGAATGAGGTCATCATCAAGAAGTCCTCAGAGGCCAAGCTCGTCCTCCTCAACATGCCCGGGCCGCCCAAGAACCGGACCGGGGACGAGAACT ACATGGAGTTCCTGGAGGTCCTCACCGACGGCCTCAACCGGGTCCTCCTGGTCCGCGGAGGCGGCCGCGAGGTCATCACCATCTACTCCTGA